The DNA window TGGGGGACATGTCATAATTGATGGCATAAAATGACCGTGAAGGCTTGCTGATTAGCGGACAAGGGAAAATAATGAAACGGTCAAGCGTAATTGTAATCCcttctcatctcatctgtctccgctcctcctcccatcctccctgtctctctctccaccctcctctcctcctctgctttgctcgtcttcccttcttttcttttttcccctccgccTCACCTGTGTCCTGCTTTTTATGCTACCCTTCTTTTCACATTGGATGTTTCTGCTCTGTTCCCCTCGTCTCACCCCTCCTGTCACTTTTCctgcttcctctccttcctACCTTTCTTTCTGTATCTGCCCATCCTTTTATTTGCTTTGCCTCTTCCATATATATTGTCCTATCTCTCCCCTTCTACCTCTCCCACTCTGCGCCTGGCTTCTCCCTTTCCTGTCATCTTTACCTTTTCTCTTCGTTTATTTCTGTGTTTTAATCTCTATTTCCATTTCATTTTTCCTCTCTTAAAAAACACTGTCTTTgccactcttctcttcttttttcttcttttcttcttttctcttctattctcttttctcctctcttcttttttcttctattctcttctcttcttttctcttctcttctgttttctattcttctcttctttctcttctctactcttctcttctctatgtTTTCTAATCTCcctatgtttatttattattttgttccctctctccaaacgtcctctcctcacctctcttcttGACCTCTCCTCCCGTAGTTGCTGGATGGCCTGGGAGCCCAGCGTGGGCGGCTTCTACGGCCCCACGGCCTTCATGGTGCTGGTCATCTGCCTCTACTTCTTGGTCACCTACGTGCAGCTCAAGCGCCACCCGGAGCGCAAGTACGAGCTGAAGGCCATGACCGAGGAGCAGCAGCGGCTGGCCACCGCCGAGATGGGGCACCACCACTGCCACGACCCCTCGGCCGGCGAGCCGGGCATGGAGGGCgtcccgcaccaccaccaccacctccaccaccaccaccatcaccaccaccacccgggCTGCTCGGCCATCACCGCCTCCATGCTGGCCAACGAGCACTCGTTCAAGGCCCAGCTGCGCGCCACCGCCTTCACCCTCTTCCTGTTCCTGGCCACGTGGGCGTTCGGCGCGCTGGCCGTCTCGCAGGGCCACTTCCTGGACATGATCTTCAGCTGCCTGTACGGCGCCTTCTCCGTCACCCTGGGCCTCTTCCTGCTCATCCAGCACTGCGCCAAGCGCGACGACGTCTGGCACCGCTGGTGGGCGTGCTGCCCGTCCTCCAAGCCCAAGATGGACGTCAACGGCGAGGCGGCGGCGGTGTCCGGCGTACCGGTCAGCGCCAGCGCGCACCAGGCGGGCCAGAACCACCAGAATCACCACTCGCCGCAGACCCAGATCCACTGCCACCTGGACTCGCCGTGCCCGGGCAAGCCCCTGCTCTCGCCGCACCTCCACCCGTCGTCCAGCCACTGCAAGCTGAGCCCGCTGCCCGTGGGCCCGCCGACGCAGAACCACGCCGGGCCCTGctgcgcggcggcggcggccctgCACGGCTCCTCGGCGGCCGTCTCGCCGCTGATCGAGCGCTCGCCGCGGCCGCAGTCGCTGCCGGACGAGCTGCCGCGCCCGGCGCTGCCGCTGCAGAGCTGCCTGAAGGACAGGACTAAGTCGCGCTCGTTCAACCGGCCCCGGCCGTCGCTCCGCGACTACGCCTACCACATGGCCTCCACCAGCCTGGACGGCAGCGTCCACAGCGCGTCCGGCTgcatcggcggcggcggcggctcgcACCTGCTGGACAGTCCGCACAGCGCCGCGCACCTGGAGCTCCACGCCGGGCCGCACCGCGACAGCCAGCTGAGCTGCCACAGCCCGCACCCGGACAGCCAGATGCGCTGccgcagccccagccccagcccgcTGCTGGACCCGCACCTGGGCGcgtgccaccaccaccaccaccacggcagCCTGCACGAGGGCCTGGGCTCGTCCTGCCACTCGTCCTGCCTGGACAGCCAGCTGGCGTGCCTGGACAGCGTCAGCCAGCAGGCCACGCACGTCTGCCACCGCCACGCCTGCTGCGCCAAGGCCGACCTGTTCGGCGGCGTCTGCTGCGCCGGCGCCGGAGACCCGTTCGGGCCCTCGGGCGGCTGCCAgccggaggagctggaggagctggggCCCCCGGGGTCCTCGGGCATGTACGGGGGCCCCAAAATGGGCGacaaggacgaggaggaggaggcggcagcagcagcggaggcggcggcggcggcggccctgGCGCACATAGatctgccgccgccgccgcgcgcCACCCTCTCGTGCCCGCAGGGCGTGGCCACGCTGGGACGCAAGGGGACGCTCAGCCGGCGGGGGACGCTGAGCCGCAACGGCAGCCTCCACGAGGACTACATGTTCAGCTCGGACGCCACAGGAAACATAAGGACTGGGCCCTGGAAGAATGAAACCACTGTGTAGACCCTCCCTTGACCCCTAACCCCACCCAACCCACAccctacaccccacccccaccctgacATGAT is part of the Sardina pilchardus chromosome 22, fSarPil1.1, whole genome shotgun sequence genome and encodes:
- the adgra1a gene encoding adhesion G protein-coupled receptor A1 — translated: MPMDQVPVTARCPSPSIPSRRRMTPPKPTVMLTFWMDSSAMGQDLKRVLSFPPYPGDYLHPVVYACTAVMLLCMLVSIFTYIVHYRVIRISGNGWHVLLNFLFHTAVTFGVFAGGINQIKYPVVCQVVGVILHYSSLSTMMWLTFTARNLCREVSKAPPPPQERDPPRNDQPLCRFYLVSVGVPSIIVGVTAAVSLDNYGSRDDAPYCWMAWEPSVGGFYGPTAFMVLVICLYFLVTYVQLKRHPERKYELKAMTEEQQRLATAEMGHHHCHDPSAGEPGMEGVPHHHHHLHHHHHHHHHPGCSAITASMLANEHSFKAQLRATAFTLFLFLATWAFGALAVSQGHFLDMIFSCLYGAFSVTLGLFLLIQHCAKRDDVWHRWWACCPSSKPKMDVNGEAATQIHCHLDSPCPGKPLLSPHLHPSSSHCKLSPLPVGPPTQNHAGPCCAAAAALHGSSAAVSPLIERSPRPQSLPDELPRPALPLQSCLKDRTKSRSFNRPRPSLRDYAYHMASTSLDGSVHSASGCIGGGGGSHLLDSPHSAAHLELHAGPHRDSQLSCHSPHPDSQMRCRSPSPSPLLDPHLGACHHHHHHGSLHEGLGSSCHSSCLDSQLACLDSVSQQATHVCHRHACCAKADLFGGVCCAGAGDPFGPSGGCQPEELEELGPPGSSGMYGGPKMGDKDEEEEAGVATLGRKGTLSRRGTLSRNGSLHEDYMFSSDATGNIRTGPWKNETTV